In Leclercia sp. LSNIH1, the genomic stretch TGCGGGCGAACGCGGTCTTTTGTACCCCTTTAAGGCTGTTGGCCTGCGCTTTGCTGCGTCCTTCCGCCAGCGCTTCGGCGACGTTGGCAAACAGCACGGTGAACCACAGCCACAGGCTGATCGCTGCGGTAAAGGTGGCGCTGCCTGACAGCCATCCGCCCGCCATGGCGAGGGCAAGCAGGGTGGTCAGCAGGCTCCCCAGCCAGACGATAAACATCACCGGATTGCGCCACTGCACGCGCGGATCTAATTTTTTTATCGCATCCATCAGCGCCTGGCGAACCAGAGCAGGTTCAAGCAGGGCCAGTTGCTTACGACTCATGAAGAATACTCCGTAAAATCAGCGTAAAGAGAGGTGTTCCGCAACCGGGCCTAATGCGAGGGCGGGAATAAAGGTGAGGGCGCCGACCAGCAGGACGGTGCCGATCAGCAGACCCACAAACAGCGCGCCGTGGGTAGGCAGCGTGCCGCCAGAGGCGGGCTGGCGGGTCTTGTTCACCAGCGATCCGGCGATGGCTATGACCGGAATAATCACCCCAAAGCGGCCGACCAACATGCAGAATGCCAGCAGGCAGTTCCAGAACGGTGAGTTTGCGCTCAGGCCCGCAAAGGCGCTGCCGTTGTTGTTGGCTGCCGACGACACCGCGTACAGCACCTCGCTGAAGCCGTGGATCCCGGGGTTGAAGATGCCGCTGCGCCCGGCGTCAGTCATCAGCGCCAGTGCGGTGCCGAGCAGCACCAGCGCCGGGGTGACGAGGATCGCCAGCGCGGTCAGCTTCATCTCACGCACGTCGATTTTCTTACCCAGATATTCCGGGGTGCGGCCAATCATCAGCCCGGCGATAAAGACCGCCAGCAGCACAAACAGCAGCATGCCGTACAGGCCCGATCCAACGCCGCCAAACACCACTTCACCAATCTGCATCAGCCACATCGGGATCATGCCGCCCAGGGCGGTGAAGGAGTCATGCATGGCGTTAACCGCTCCGCAGGAGGCGGCGGTGGTGATCACCGCATACAGGCTGCTGGCGAGAATGCCAAAGCGGCTCTCTTTTCCTTCCATGTTGCTGTTGCTGTCCGCGCCGAGCAGCATAAAGTGGCTGTTACCCTGCCACTCCGCCCACATCACCAGCGCCGCGCAGACCACAAAGATGGCGGACATGGTCCACAGGATCGTATGCCCCTGGCGCCGATCGCTGACCGACTCGCCAAAGGCAAAGCACAGTGCGGTGGGGATCAGGAAGATCGCCAGCATCTGCACGGCGTTGGTCAGCGCGGTCGGATTCTCAAACGGATGGGTGGAGTTGGCATTAAAGAAACCTCCTCCGTTGGTACCCACTATTTTGATCGCTTCCTGCGAGGCGACCGGCCCCATCGGCAGCAGCTGCCTGGCCCCCTCCAGCGAGGTGAAGGGCTGATAAGGAAGCAGGTTCTGCAATACACCCTGCTGCATAAACAGCAGGGCGATAACCAGCGACAGCGGCAGCAACACCCACAGGGTGATGCGGGTCAGATCGACCCAGGCGTTGCCAAGCGTAGTGATATTCTGGCGGGAGAAGGCGCGGGTCAGGGCGAAGATCACCGCAATGCCGCTGGCTGCAGAGAGGAAGTTTTGTACCGTCAGCCCCGCCATCTGGCTGAAATAGCTCAGAGTGGTTTCACCGGCATAGGACTGCCAGTTGGTGTTGCTGACAAAGCTGACGGCGGTATTCAGCGCCAGATGCCATGAAAGCCCCGGCAGCTGCTGCGGATTGAGCGGCAGAGTGCCCTGAAGCATCAGCATGGCGAAGAGCACAACCAGGCCCACGCCATTAAGCAGCAGAATAGCCAACAGATAATGGCGCCAGCTCATCTCGTCGGCGCGGATCCCCAGCAGGCGCAGTATCCCTGCGTCAATGGCCTGCACCCCGGGCAGCGGCAGGCCGTTAATCATGCGTGCCAGCCACATCCCCAGTGGCCGGGCGAGTATGAACAGTACCAGCAGAAAGCTGGCGATAAGCAGAAATCCCTGAGCAGCCATCAGAATGCCTCCGCGTTAAGCAGGGCATAAATCAGATACCCCAGTAACAGAAACAGCAGCGCGATGCCCACAATTACACCTGCACTCACAATTCACCTCCGGGTGACATTAGTCATGGTGCAAACGGTAAATTTTCTGGCGCAAAGATTTCGCAAAAATCAGACGGGGAGGTGTAAAAAAAGTATAAAAATGGCTAAGACCATAATTTAACTAATGGTTAGTATTAATTTAACTTTTATGTAACTAAATTACGGGATGAAGTATAAAGATCCCTTTTAGAGGACAAAAAAGTGGTCGGATGAGTAGTAAAATTACAGCCAAAGCGTTACTATTTTCAGCAGATAATCAGTTTTACTTTTCCGGAGCAGATTTCCGGCCAGAAAGAGGGGAGAAAATGATGGAATTTTACAAAGCGTATCCGGCACATATCGTTTTTATTCGCCGCACTTTCGCTGTGTTAGCGGGTGTTCTGGCGTTACCAGTTATGCTGTTCTGGAAAGATCGTGCACGTTTTTACAGCTATCTGCATCGCGTATGGGCGAAGACCAGCGATAAGCCGGTGTGGATGGATCAGGCTGAAAAAGCCATTTGTGATTTTTATTAAGAAAGACTACACACAGCAATTGCAGTAACAAAAAACCGCCACAGCAATGTGGCGGTTTTTTTATCCCCCGGGATTCGCGGTCCGTTGGGCGGCCTTTTTTATTTCAGTATGGCTACACTTGTTAAAGCAAAGTATCCTCGGTGACTTGTAGATGTTACAGACGATAATACTGGAGTGTTATGGCCACCCATCTGGTCTGGTTTCGCGCCGATCTGCGCATCCACGATAACCTTGCGCTTGCCGCCGCCTGCCGCGACAAACATGCCCGCGTCCTGGCGCTTTTCATCGCCACGCCGCAGCAGTGGCGTGAGCACGCCATGGCGCCTCGCCAGGCCGCCTTTCTTCATGCTCATCTCAACGATCTGCAACAGCAGCTGGCCGACAGAAACATTCCGCTGCTCTACGCGCAGGTGGCTGATTTCGCCGCCCAGGGCGAAAAAGTGGCGCAGCTTTGCGCAGAGCATGAGGTCACCCATCTCTTTTATAACTACCAGTACGAACTGAACGAGCAGCAGCGCGATCGTCAGCTGGAGCGCGCGTTGCAGGAGGTGATCTGTCAGGGTTTTGATGACAGCGTGATCCTGCCGCCGGGCAGCGTCATGACCGGCAGTCATGAGATGTACAAGGTCTTTACGCCGTTTAAAAACGCCTGGCTGCGGCGGCTGAAAGAGGGGCTGCCTGAGTGTGCGGCGGCTCCTGCCGTCCGCGAGGGCGAAAAGGTGACCCCGGCGGCGCTGGATTTCGATTATCCGCAACAGCCATTCGATACTGACCTCTTTCCAGCGAGCGAGAGAGAGGCGATTGCCCGGCTGCGTCAGTTCTGTCAACAGGGGGCAGGGGAGTATGAGGCGCAGCGCGATTTTCCGGCTATCGAAGGGACCAGCCGTCTCTCCGCCTGCCTGGCGCTGGGGGTGCTGTCTCCTCGCCAGTGCTTGCACCGCTTGCTGGCCGAGCAACCCCAGGCGCTGGAGGGGGGGCCGGGAGCGGTATGGCTCAACGAGCTTATCTGGCGCGAGTTTTATCGTCATCTGATGACGTATCACCCTGATTTATGTAAATATCGGCCATTCATCCGCTGGACTGATAACGTCGAATGGCAGTCTGACGATGTGCAGCTGAAAGCCTGGCAAGAGGGACAAACCGGCTATCCGATTGTCGATGCAGCCATGCGTCAGCTGAATGAAACCGGCTGGATGCACAATCGCCTGCGGATGATCACCGCCAGCTTTCTGGTAAAGGATCTGCTTATCGACTGGCGTGCCGGGGAACGTTACTTTATTTCACAGCTGATCGATGGCGACCTGGCCGCCAATAACGGCGGCTGGCAGTGGGCGGCATCAACCGGAACCGACGCCGCCCCCTATTTTCGTATTTTTAACCCGACAACCCAGGGACAGAAGTTTGATTCCGACGGCGTGTTTATCCGCCGCTGGCTGCCGGAGCTGGCCACCGTGCCGGACAAGGCCATCCACGATCCCTGGATCTGGGCGGACAAGCAGGGCGTCACCCTCGCGTATCCCCGCCCGGTTGTCGACCATAAACAGGCGCGCGTTGCCACGCTGGCCGCGTATGAAGCCGCCCGTAAAGCATAGGGAGTCATAATGAAAAACAGTGAACTGGAACGACTGATTAACGACAAACTGAACAGCGCCAGCTTCAGCGACTACGCACCGAATGGCCTGCAGGTGGAAGGGCGCGAAACTATTCAGAAGATTGTTACCGGTGTGACGGCAAGCCAGGCGCTGCTGGATGAAGCGGTTCGCCAGCAGGCCGATGCCGTTATCGTTCATCACGGCTATTTCTGGAAGGGGGAATCTCCGGTTATCCGCGGCATGAAGCGCAACCGCCTGAAGACCTTGCTGGAGAACGACATCAACCTCTATGGCTGGCACCTGCCGCTGGATGCGCACCCGGAGCTGGGAAACAACGCCCAGCTGGCGGCGCTGCTCGGCATTAACATCATGGGCGAAATCGAGCCGCTGGTGCCGTGGGGGGAACTCTCCATGCCGGTGCCGGGTCTGGAGCTGGCCTCGTGGATCGAAGCGCGGCTGGGGCGTCGTCCGCTGTGGAGCGGCGATACCGGGCCGGATGAGGTTAAACGCGTCGCCTGGTGTACCGGCGGCGGACAGAGCTTTATTGACAGCGCGGCGCGTTTTGGCGTCGATGCGTTTATCACCGGCGAAGTCTCTGAGCAAACCATTCACTCCGCCCGCGAGCAGGGGCTGCATTTTTATGCGGCAGGTCACCATGCCACGGAACGCGGCGGCATTCGCGCGCTCAGCGAATGGCTGACAGAAAACACCGACCTGGATGTCACCTTTGTCGATATTCCTAATCCAGCCTGATGAGAGGTATCTAAGTGCAGCGAGCACGTTGTTATCTGCTAGGCGAAACCGCCGTCGTACTGGAACTGGAGCCGCCGGTGACCCTGGCGACGCAAAAACGGATCTGGCGCTTGACCCAGCGACTGGGTGAAATCCCTGAAGTGGTGGAAGCCATTCCGGGGATGAATAACATCACCGTGGTGCTGCGCAATCCCCACTCGGTGGCGCTGGATGCCATAGAACGTCTGCAGCGCTGGTGGGAAGAGAGCGAAGCGCTGGAACCCGATTCCCGCGCTATCGAGATCCCCGTGGTGTATGGTACTGCTGCGGGCCCCGATCTGGGCGAGGTGGCGCGACACGCGGGGCTGACCGAGAAACAGGTCGTGGAGCTCCATTCCTCCGCGGATTATGTGGTCTGGTTTTTGGGCTTTCAGCCGGGCTTTCCGTATCTGGGCGGGCTGCCTGAGCAACTGGCTACGCCGCGTCG encodes the following:
- a CDS encoding YbfA family protein; translated protein: MEFYKAYPAHIVFIRRTFAVLAGVLALPVMLFWKDRARFYSYLHRVWAKTSDKPVWMDQAEKAICDFY
- the kdpF gene encoding K(+)-transporting ATPase subunit F encodes the protein MSAGVIVGIALLFLLLGYLIYALLNAEAF
- a CDS encoding type 2 GTP cyclohydrolase I, which produces MKNSELERLINDKLNSASFSDYAPNGLQVEGRETIQKIVTGVTASQALLDEAVRQQADAVIVHHGYFWKGESPVIRGMKRNRLKTLLENDINLYGWHLPLDAHPELGNNAQLAALLGINIMGEIEPLVPWGELSMPVPGLELASWIEARLGRRPLWSGDTGPDEVKRVAWCTGGGQSFIDSAARFGVDAFITGEVSEQTIHSAREQGLHFYAAGHHATERGGIRALSEWLTENTDLDVTFVDIPNPA
- the pxpB gene encoding 5-oxoprolinase subunit PxpB is translated as MQRARCYLLGETAVVLELEPPVTLATQKRIWRLTQRLGEIPEVVEAIPGMNNITVVLRNPHSVALDAIERLQRWWEESEALEPDSRAIEIPVVYGTAAGPDLGEVARHAGLTEKQVVELHSSADYVVWFLGFQPGFPYLGGLPEQLATPRRAEPRLQVPAGSVGIGGSQTGIYPLATPGGWQLIGHTSLPLFDPARDEPVLLRPGDTVRFIPLKEGVC
- the phrB gene encoding deoxyribodipyrimidine photo-lyase, with the protein product MATHLVWFRADLRIHDNLALAAACRDKHARVLALFIATPQQWREHAMAPRQAAFLHAHLNDLQQQLADRNIPLLYAQVADFAAQGEKVAQLCAEHEVTHLFYNYQYELNEQQRDRQLERALQEVICQGFDDSVILPPGSVMTGSHEMYKVFTPFKNAWLRRLKEGLPECAAAPAVREGEKVTPAALDFDYPQQPFDTDLFPASEREAIARLRQFCQQGAGEYEAQRDFPAIEGTSRLSACLALGVLSPRQCLHRLLAEQPQALEGGPGAVWLNELIWREFYRHLMTYHPDLCKYRPFIRWTDNVEWQSDDVQLKAWQEGQTGYPIVDAAMRQLNETGWMHNRLRMITASFLVKDLLIDWRAGERYFISQLIDGDLAANNGGWQWAASTGTDAAPYFRIFNPTTQGQKFDSDGVFIRRWLPELATVPDKAIHDPWIWADKQGVTLAYPRPVVDHKQARVATLAAYEAARKA
- the kdpA gene encoding potassium-transporting ATPase subunit KdpA codes for the protein MAAQGFLLIASFLLVLFILARPLGMWLARMINGLPLPGVQAIDAGILRLLGIRADEMSWRHYLLAILLLNGVGLVVLFAMLMLQGTLPLNPQQLPGLSWHLALNTAVSFVSNTNWQSYAGETTLSYFSQMAGLTVQNFLSAASGIAVIFALTRAFSRQNITTLGNAWVDLTRITLWVLLPLSLVIALLFMQQGVLQNLLPYQPFTSLEGARQLLPMGPVASQEAIKIVGTNGGGFFNANSTHPFENPTALTNAVQMLAIFLIPTALCFAFGESVSDRRQGHTILWTMSAIFVVCAALVMWAEWQGNSHFMLLGADSNSNMEGKESRFGILASSLYAVITTAASCGAVNAMHDSFTALGGMIPMWLMQIGEVVFGGVGSGLYGMLLFVLLAVFIAGLMIGRTPEYLGKKIDVREMKLTALAILVTPALVLLGTALALMTDAGRSGIFNPGIHGFSEVLYAVSSAANNNGSAFAGLSANSPFWNCLLAFCMLVGRFGVIIPVIAIAGSLVNKTRQPASGGTLPTHGALFVGLLIGTVLLVGALTFIPALALGPVAEHLSLR